One genomic segment of Ignavibacteria bacterium includes these proteins:
- a CDS encoding UvrD-helicase domain-containing protein, protein MHLTQEQKNIVNSHGDLKINAVAGSGKTTTLIEYARKRALKSEKLLYLAFNSSVKKYARDRFESEGLRNVRVETAHSLAFDSIVKRSNYTLGSSLGTSQVMDILSLKTNSRDRNAVYVLANHIKKFVSYYCNSTKEKVQELDYSQVVNDPVAKAFVQSYYEQIEYGTRLLLTKMLKSEIDITHDFYLKMFQLKNPLLKYDYILFDEGQDASPAMLDVFLNQDAGKVIVGDTHQQIYGWRYAINSLEKVEGFGEMSLGTSFRLDEEMARLAMSVLKWKENFTDYKENTITGLGHRKELKTRAVIARTNLRLLVKAISLVTGFSGVNKIYFEGNLNSYIFAGEGASLYDVLNLSEGNTHLVRDELIGRMKGLEELKEYAEQSEETELLMLIDIVEEYGRELPRLIKLLKERHLPDSERHKADMIFSTVHRCKGMEYDEVTLEKDFISEEAIKKAIRKEGIKNIDAAGLAEEINLLYVAITRTKTRLKIPEELLSPEEQEALLSSEKHFLIPARENSLRYSSKVSKSILFKKPASSNVRWTREMDMELEKRVSKNVPMKFIAEHFGATKKAVRKRLDELDLYSKYDLDPERY, encoded by the coding sequence ATGCATTTAACCCAGGAACAGAAGAATATTGTAAATAGTCACGGTGATCTTAAAATCAACGCCGTTGCGGGCTCGGGAAAGACAACCACACTTATTGAATATGCGCGCAAAAGAGCCCTGAAATCGGAAAAGCTCCTCTACCTGGCTTTTAATTCATCGGTAAAAAAATACGCGCGCGACCGTTTCGAGTCGGAAGGCCTAAGAAACGTAAGGGTTGAAACGGCTCACTCACTGGCTTTTGATTCCATTGTTAAAAGAAGCAATTACACGCTTGGCAGCAGCCTAGGCACAAGTCAGGTTATGGATATTCTTTCTCTTAAGACAAACAGCCGCGACAGGAATGCCGTCTACGTCCTTGCAAACCACATAAAGAAGTTTGTTTCGTATTACTGCAACAGCACAAAAGAAAAAGTGCAGGAACTGGACTACAGCCAGGTTGTAAACGACCCTGTTGCAAAGGCTTTCGTCCAGAGTTATTATGAGCAGATTGAGTACGGAACAAGGCTTCTATTGACCAAAATGCTGAAGTCTGAAATTGACATAACGCACGACTTCTACCTCAAGATGTTCCAGCTTAAAAACCCGCTTCTTAAATACGACTATATACTTTTTGATGAAGGGCAGGATGCATCCCCTGCAATGCTGGACGTTTTCCTGAATCAGGATGCGGGCAAGGTTATCGTTGGCGACACGCATCAGCAGATCTACGGCTGGCGCTATGCAATTAACTCGCTTGAAAAAGTTGAGGGCTTTGGTGAAATGTCTCTCGGCACCAGCTTCCGCCTGGATGAAGAGATGGCCCGCCTTGCAATGTCGGTGCTTAAGTGGAAGGAAAATTTCACTGATTATAAAGAAAACACAATAACAGGACTGGGCCACAGGAAGGAGCTGAAGACAAGAGCCGTAATTGCCAGAACAAACCTGAGGCTTCTTGTAAAGGCAATAAGTCTCGTTACAGGTTTCAGCGGCGTGAATAAAATTTATTTTGAAGGCAACCTGAATTCCTATATTTTTGCCGGTGAAGGAGCGTCGCTCTACGACGTGCTGAACCTTTCTGAAGGGAACACACACTTAGTGCGTGACGAACTGATAGGCCGCATGAAGGGGCTTGAGGAGCTTAAAGAGTACGCCGAACAGAGTGAGGAAACAGAGCTTCTGATGCTCATTGACATTGTGGAAGAATACGGACGGGAACTCCCCCGCCTTATAAAACTTCTGAAGGAAAGGCACCTTCCGGACAGCGAGCGCCATAAGGCCGATATGATATTCTCAACCGTGCACCGCTGCAAGGGGATGGAATATGACGAGGTGACGCTTGAGAAGGATTTTATTTCCGAAGAGGCAATTAAAAAAGCCATAAGAAAAGAGGGGATCAAGAATATAGATGCAGCAGGGCTTGCCGAGGAAATTAACCTGCTTTATGTGGCAATTACGCGTACAAAGACGAGGCTTAAAATACCTGAAGAACTCTTAAGCCCAGAGGAGCAGGAAGCGCTTCTTTCTTCGGAAAAACATTTCCTCATACCCGCGCGTGAGAATTCCCTGAGGTATTCCTCAAAGGTCAGTAAAAGCATATTATTTAAGAAACCGGCCTCTTCGAATGTAAGGTGGACAAGGGAAATGGACATGGAACTTGAGAAAAGGGTGTCGAAGAATGTCCCGATGAAATTTATTGCCGAGCATTTCGGCGCAACTAAAAAAGCGGTAAGAAAACGCCTTGATGAACTGGACCTTTACAGCAAATACGACCTGGATCCTGAGAGATACTAA
- a CDS encoding 5-formyltetrahydrofolate cyclo-ligase: MALLTLIPKSEARKKVLEKRRLLTPAEASLKTERIIAHLKNTDEFNYAKKLHIYISTRPGEVDTRKIIDFAFGRGKEVFLPKFHKENGTFRRAQFTGWGDLIQNSDGYWEPGISAGEDLSDIDLFIVPAIAISKSGQRVGQGGGHYDRLLKKTFAPKMVAAFEFQVFDYIESDLHDVRIDKIVTELRVINTRENGKQ, from the coding sequence GTGGCGCTGCTTACCTTAATACCCAAGTCCGAGGCCCGAAAGAAGGTCCTTGAAAAAAGACGTTTGTTGACTCCTGCTGAAGCATCACTTAAAACAGAGAGGATAATTGCGCATCTGAAGAATACGGATGAATTTAATTACGCCAAAAAGCTGCACATTTATATATCCACGCGTCCGGGTGAAGTTGACACGCGGAAAATTATAGATTTTGCCTTTGGGCGGGGAAAAGAGGTATTTCTGCCGAAGTTTCATAAGGAAAACGGGACCTTCAGGCGCGCCCAGTTTACAGGCTGGGGTGACCTCATTCAGAACTCCGACGGTTACTGGGAGCCTGGAATATCTGCAGGCGAGGACCTTTCGGACATAGACCTTTTTATTGTGCCTGCCATTGCCATATCGAAAAGCGGGCAGCGTGTAGGCCAGGGCGGGGGGCATTACGACCGTCTGTTAAAGAAAACCTTTGCCCCCAAGATGGTGGCAGCCTTTGAGTTTCAGGTTTTTGATTACATTGAAAGCGACCTGCACGACGTGAGGATAGACAAGATTGTTACAGAGCTGAGGGTAATCAACACGCGGGAAAACGGAAAACAGTAG
- a CDS encoding leucyl/phenylalanyl-tRNA--protein transferase, which produces MNDGNQFSEDEFLEPENMLILYSRGAFPMADEEGRIDWYWPQTRTVIPLDNYNFPRSLRKFMETSGFEYRFDYSYMRVIKGCAGRETTWISDKLIRAYKRLHKAGHLHTVEAWQGDKIVGGLYGITYRGAFFGESMFSKTPQASKACLIKLIEHLNEKGFRMLDVQYQTEHLKMFGAVEITFRQYEDILKRAYLSDSKF; this is translated from the coding sequence ATGAATGACGGTAACCAGTTCTCCGAAGACGAATTCCTGGAACCTGAGAATATGCTCATTCTCTATTCCAGAGGCGCCTTCCCTATGGCCGACGAGGAAGGGAGGATCGACTGGTACTGGCCCCAGACCAGGACCGTAATACCTCTCGATAACTATAATTTCCCCAGAAGCCTGCGCAAATTTATGGAGACATCGGGCTTTGAATACCGCTTCGACTATAGCTATATGCGGGTTATTAAAGGCTGCGCCGGACGGGAAACTACATGGATATCTGATAAACTCATCAGGGCGTATAAAAGACTCCATAAGGCAGGACACCTCCATACGGTGGAAGCCTGGCAGGGTGATAAAATTGTGGGAGGGCTCTACGGTATTACTTACCGCGGAGCCTTTTTCGGCGAATCAATGTTCTCAAAAACCCCGCAGGCCTCAAAGGCCTGTCTGATTAAACTTATTGAACACCTGAATGAAAAAGGCTTCCGGATGCTCGACGTGCAGTACCAGACTGAACACCTTAAAATGTTCGGTGCCGTTGAAATTACTTTCCGGCAGTACGAGGATATCTTAAAGAGGGCTTACCTTTCTGACTCTAAATTCTGA
- a CDS encoding DUF2721 domain-containing protein, translated as MLAPAVMINACGLLILGINNKYSLVVNRIRLLNEEKRHLALKTGGRDFTYEENIRLESIAHQLRELVFRVKLVRNAVLSYTAAVALFVMTSLLIAIDFFNQTLHLQGLIIAAFVIGMIVVVVGIGFAFFETKKGYDIVQYEVKADE; from the coding sequence ATGCTGGCTCCCGCTGTTATGATTAACGCATGCGGACTGCTTATTCTCGGTATCAATAATAAATATTCACTCGTCGTCAACAGAATACGCCTCCTTAATGAGGAAAAACGCCACCTTGCGCTGAAAACAGGAGGCAGGGACTTTACTTATGAGGAAAACATCCGCCTGGAAAGCATCGCGCACCAGCTAAGAGAACTCGTCTTCAGAGTCAAACTCGTCCGCAACGCGGTCTTAAGCTATACCGCCGCAGTGGCACTGTTTGTTATGACTTCACTTTTGATTGCAATAGACTTCTTTAACCAGACACTTCACCTTCAGGGCCTGATAATTGCCGCATTCGTAATCGGAATGATAGTGGTCGTTGTCGGCATAGGCTTCGCATTTTTCGAAACTAAAAAAGGCTACGATATCGTGCAATATGAAGTAAAAGCAGATGAATGA
- a CDS encoding M20/M25/M40 family metallo-hydrolase, with the protein MRNLISFGLLAILFICSKSSAESNPESQLRPSYSLHGQNNSSLSDKDTMISRVINEVNSDSIKSYMLMLESFNTRYYSAPNRYSVVQWIINKFRSFGYSEVYADSFLNQGIWCKNITATLNSNSTQKEILIAGAHYDSENYTLSPGADDNASGVSAVLEMARILKHSGVNLPRIIKFIAFDCEEAGLVGSMDIAKKFRESGQEIGLMINLDMIANASDTCRYLKIYSYKGLEPYHQLSDIITKNYTTLEPINLYDYHGRSDSYSFNYYGYPSIYFEENEINIDRYHSSGDSTSYCNIPYTKEVAKAAFANLLQYTFLPSPVKNLSAANIGDGQSIRLKWAKSNESGFYRIYIGKNSYIYDSSITASDTNIVITGLAEGSTYYFGAAITSNNFESVINEVAIIPGHTPLAPHNFKDDPQKDKIVLYWQKNTEEDLRGYNLYRSIDTANGFIKINTEAINDTLYSDKERTDTSYYYYVTGIDINGNESNRSNVLKSHAVTLNHGLLIVDDSDEITGDKYTDSQIDSFYISLLTDRKVSSYDLVKLRSIKLSDLGMYTTVIWHNDSYISSPKYIDELGKYLDYGGTLLYTGSNVYDFKPHKAYEIPYDYTENDFIYKYLKIKHLYNAGFSEFIGAVSANDSYRSVVIDPSKNPSGYLTKVEALQPAPGGSVVLTYDSKYNDDTYGKLKGQPVGIEYIGNDYKAVVLSFPLFYMSLNEAKDLINYIINDRFGNGTEVHNSHNIVGKYWLYQNYPNPFNPETRIKYDIPEPSYIELKVYDILGRSISTLYSGFRKSGRYEALFDGSNLPSGIYVYQLRSANYMTSRKFLLLK; encoded by the coding sequence ATGAGAAATCTTATTAGTTTCGGTCTTTTGGCAATTCTTTTCATCTGCTCAAAAAGTTCGGCTGAGAGCAATCCGGAATCTCAACTGAGACCATCATACTCTTTACATGGCCAAAACAACTCCTCCTTATCTGATAAAGACACAATGATCAGCAGAGTTATAAATGAGGTAAATTCAGACAGCATAAAAAGCTACATGCTTATGCTTGAGAGTTTTAATACAAGATATTATTCTGCTCCAAACAGATATTCTGTTGTCCAGTGGATTATTAATAAATTCAGGAGCTTTGGTTACTCGGAGGTTTATGCTGACTCATTCTTAAATCAGGGCATATGGTGTAAGAATATAACTGCCACCTTAAATTCCAATTCTACTCAGAAGGAAATTCTAATAGCAGGAGCTCACTATGACTCTGAGAATTATACCCTGTCCCCTGGAGCAGATGATAATGCAAGCGGTGTCTCAGCAGTGCTTGAGATGGCAAGAATATTAAAACACTCTGGAGTCAATCTTCCCCGCATTATAAAGTTTATAGCTTTCGACTGTGAAGAAGCAGGACTTGTAGGAAGCATGGATATAGCAAAGAAATTCAGGGAATCTGGGCAAGAAATCGGATTAATGATAAATCTTGACATGATTGCAAATGCAAGCGACACATGCAGGTATCTGAAAATTTATTCTTACAAGGGATTAGAACCATATCACCAGCTTTCTGATATAATTACTAAGAATTATACAACTCTTGAGCCTATAAATCTATATGACTATCATGGGCGTTCAGACAGCTACAGTTTTAATTATTATGGTTATCCTTCTATATATTTTGAAGAAAATGAGATCAATATAGATAGATACCATTCGTCAGGTGACTCAACTTCTTATTGCAATATACCTTATACAAAGGAGGTTGCAAAGGCTGCATTTGCTAATTTACTCCAGTATACATTTCTGCCCTCACCTGTAAAAAATTTATCTGCAGCCAATATTGGTGATGGTCAAAGTATCAGGCTAAAATGGGCTAAAAGCAATGAATCAGGTTTTTATAGGATATATATAGGGAAGAATTCTTATATCTATGACTCATCGATTACTGCTTCGGATACAAATATTGTAATAACAGGTTTAGCTGAAGGCTCTACGTATTACTTCGGTGCAGCCATTACAAGTAATAATTTTGAAAGTGTGATAAATGAAGTAGCAATAATTCCAGGCCATACACCATTAGCGCCTCATAACTTTAAGGATGATCCTCAAAAAGATAAAATTGTACTTTACTGGCAGAAGAATACCGAAGAAGATCTAAGGGGATATAATCTTTACAGGTCAATTGATACAGCTAATGGGTTTATAAAAATCAATACTGAGGCAATTAATGACACATTATATTCTGACAAAGAAAGAACTGATACATCTTACTATTACTACGTAACGGGTATAGATATAAACGGGAATGAAAGCAACAGAAGTAACGTTCTAAAATCACATGCTGTGACATTAAACCACGGACTACTCATTGTAGATGATTCGGATGAAATAACGGGAGACAAATACACAGATTCTCAGATCGACAGCTTTTATATTTCCCTTCTGACAGATAGAAAAGTCAGCTCATACGACTTAGTAAAGCTAAGGAGTATAAAACTATCCGATCTTGGAATGTACACTACAGTTATCTGGCATAATGATTCATATATTTCCAGCCCAAAGTATATAGATGAACTTGGGAAATATCTGGACTACGGCGGAACCCTGTTATATACAGGCAGCAACGTCTATGATTTTAAGCCTCATAAGGCTTACGAGATACCGTATGACTACACAGAAAACGATTTTATCTATAAATACCTGAAAATCAAACATTTATATAATGCAGGATTTTCCGAGTTTATTGGAGCTGTATCTGCCAACGACAGTTATAGATCAGTCGTAATTGACCCGTCAAAAAATCCTTCCGGTTATTTAACAAAAGTCGAAGCATTGCAGCCTGCTCCAGGAGGCAGCGTTGTACTTACCTATGATTCCAAATATAATGACGATACATATGGAAAATTAAAAGGGCAGCCGGTAGGCATTGAATATATTGGGAACGATTATAAAGCCGTAGTGCTTAGCTTCCCGCTTTTCTATATGAGCCTAAATGAGGCAAAAGATCTTATAAATTATATTATAAACGACAGATTCGGCAATGGAACCGAAGTTCATAACAGCCATAATATAGTTGGGAAATACTGGCTGTATCAAAATTATCCAAATCCCTTTAATCCTGAGACCAGAATAAAATATGATATTCCCGAACCCTCATATATAGAATTAAAGGTCTATGACATACTTGGAAGAAGTATCTCTACATTATATTCGGGTTTCAGAAAGTCTGGGAGATATGAAGCATTATTTGACGGCAGCAATCTCCCAAGCGGGATATATGTCTATCAGTTGAGGTCCGCTAATTATATGACTTCAAGGAAGTTTCTGTTGTTGAAATAA
- a CDS encoding EamA family transporter, whose translation MNISRFLYRQRSFIYSVSAVLLWSTVATAFKLALEGLGYEQLLFYSSLTSTIVLFIIMMFSERKKMFLELKGRYIPNSMFLGLLNPFLYYMVLFKAYSLLPAYEAQPLNYTWPIMISIMSALFLKEKLGFKTVAGLLTAFIGVVVIATRGDIFSLKFHDPEGVILAVGSSLIWGAYWILNVIDKREAPSKLFGAFFMGTVYSALYLMFFGSFKVADPLYILGAAYVGLFEMGVTFFLWMKGLALSKNRARTSTLAYLSPFISLIFITFILNEKISVYSITGLILIIGGILYQQLDKKLPESEGAPARR comes from the coding sequence ATGAATATTTCCCGATTTCTATATAGACAAAGATCGTTTATTTATTCCGTAAGCGCGGTGCTGCTGTGGTCTACGGTGGCTACGGCTTTTAAGCTGGCTCTTGAGGGATTGGGCTATGAGCAGCTTTTATTCTATTCCTCGCTTACAAGCACAATCGTCCTTTTTATTATTATGATGTTTTCGGAAAGGAAGAAAATGTTCCTGGAGCTGAAAGGGCGGTATATTCCTAACAGCATGTTCCTGGGGTTGCTGAACCCATTCCTTTACTATATGGTGCTCTTTAAGGCCTACTCGCTCCTTCCTGCCTATGAGGCGCAGCCGCTTAACTACACATGGCCTATAATGATATCCATTATGTCGGCTTTGTTCCTGAAAGAAAAACTGGGCTTTAAGACTGTGGCTGGCCTTTTAACCGCTTTTATTGGGGTTGTTGTAATTGCTACAAGAGGGGACATTTTCAGCCTGAAGTTCCACGACCCCGAAGGCGTTATACTTGCCGTCGGGAGCTCACTTATCTGGGGCGCGTACTGGATATTAAATGTCATAGATAAAAGAGAGGCCCCGTCCAAACTTTTCGGGGCATTTTTTATGGGAACGGTTTATTCAGCCTTGTATCTTATGTTCTTCGGGAGCTTCAAAGTTGCTGACCCGCTTTACATACTGGGCGCTGCATATGTAGGCCTTTTTGAAATGGGAGTTACGTTCTTCCTCTGGATGAAGGGGCTTGCATTGAGTAAAAACAGAGCGCGGACTTCCACGCTGGCGTACCTTTCCCCCTTTATATCTCTTATTTTTATTACGTTTATACTGAATGAAAAGATTTCGGTTTATTCCATAACAGGGCTTATTCTGATCATTGGGGGAATTCTTTACCAGCAGCTGGACAAAAAGCTCCCGGAAAGTGAAGGGGCGCCTGCCAGGAGGTAA
- a CDS encoding type II toxin-antitoxin system HicB family antitoxin → MKYLIIVEKTKTGFSAYSPDLEGCVATGFSNEEVERAMLLAIEAHLKSLREEGYIIPEPGCYAKYIEVPDKTHEEYSMGQ, encoded by the coding sequence ATGAAATACCTGATTATAGTGGAAAAAACAAAAACCGGCTTTTCAGCCTATTCACCCGATCTCGAAGGATGCGTTGCCACGGGATTTTCAAACGAAGAGGTGGAGCGTGCAATGCTCCTGGCAATCGAAGCCCATCTGAAAAGCCTGAGGGAAGAGGGCTACATTATACCGGAACCCGGATGCTACGCAAAATATATAGAAGTCCCGGATAAAACACACGAAGAATATTCCATGGGACAGTAG